The genomic stretch AGGCGCTTGATGCAGACGGCCGGTTCGGCAGATTGATCATGTCCGGCCCCGACCGCTTTTTCGAGGAGCGCCGGAACAGCGACAAGCCCATGCCGGTTCACGAGGGCGAGCTTCAGCGCCACGCCGCCGGGTGCTACGCGGCCTTTGCGAAGATCAAGCAGATGAATCTGAAGGCAGAAGCCGCACTTCTGGAGGCGGAGCGCTATGCCACGCTTTCCGCAGCCACACAGGGGGTCTCCTACCCCGGCGAAAAGCTCGACGAGGCATGGAAGACGCTGCTCTTCAACCAGTTCCACGACATCCTGCCCGGAAGCTCGATCCTTCCCGCCTGCGAAGACGCGGTCCATGCCCTTGGCGGCGTGATCGCGACGGCGGACAGGGTCACCAACCGCGCCCTGCAGATCGCGGCCCGCGACATCGCCATACCGGCAGACGAGGAAACGCAGCCGCTCATCGTCTTCAACCCGCATCCGTTCGAAGCCGAAATCACCGCGGAACTGGAACTTTCCTTCCTGCCGGGCAACTGGATCGTCAGCGCCGAGGATGGCGAGGAGACGCCCTGGCAGAAGATCAGGGCCGACGCGACCATCCGCGAGGAAGACATCTTCCGCGACCGCTATCGCGCCCGCATAGCCTTCCCCGCCAGGGTGCCAGCCTTTGGCCACAAGCTCTATCGCGTTCGCCGGACCGAAGCGCCGCGAGCCGCGCCGCGAGGGAAGGCACGCGCTGGCGGCACAACGATCGAAAACGCGCATCTGCGGGTGACGATCAACCCGCAGACCGGCTGGCTTGACGAATTTGTCACCCTTGCCGACGGGAAGGATCTCGCCCCTGCCAAAGGCGCCATCCATACCGTCGTTTCGGCCGATGGCTCGGACACTTGGGGCCACCGGGTCGAGTCCTATGTCGGCCAGGGCCGCCAGTTCGAAGTCGAGAGCATCCACATCGAGGATGCCGGCCCGGTTCGCGCCTCCATTCGCGTCAACGCCCGCCTCGGACGCTCACGCCTGAGCGAACTCTTCGTGCTCGACAGCGATGCCCGCTCGCTTGAAATCCGCACCGAAATCGACTGGCAGGAAGAGCTTCACCTTCTGAAACTGCGCTATCCGACGGCGATATCGGCCAGTACGGCGCGCTACCAGATGCAATATGGCTATGTGGAGCGGCCCGCGGACGGGCTCGAATATCCCGGCCAGCGCTGGGTCAGCGTCGCCGGCTCCGATGGCACGCGGATCAGCGTGATCAACAATGCCAAATACGCCTATGA from Martelella sp. AD-3 encodes the following:
- a CDS encoding alpha-mannosidase, whose translation is MSEQKSRFAAIHMVGHAHLDPVWLWRWTEGYQEARATLTAAVALLEEFEDYVFTFEQVAVVEWIRESDPKLFSRLRDLVVSGRIAMVGGWWVEPDCNLPNLESFVRQGLIGQRYLLEHFGGIANVGLNADPFGHSAALPQVLAGHRIASYCFLRPGPHEIDMPHTLFEWQGLGGASVAAYRIPHEYCTTAENVDRHMETAISKIGTALEDEAMVFYGVGNHGGGPTRRNLKSIEALDADGRFGRLIMSGPDRFFEERRNSDKPMPVHEGELQRHAAGCYAAFAKIKQMNLKAEAALLEAERYATLSAATQGVSYPGEKLDEAWKTLLFNQFHDILPGSSILPACEDAVHALGGVIATADRVTNRALQIAARDIAIPADEETQPLIVFNPHPFEAEITAELELSFLPGNWIVSAEDGEETPWQKIRADATIREEDIFRDRYRARIAFPARVPAFGHKLYRVRRTEAPRAAPRGKARAGGTTIENAHLRVTINPQTGWLDEFVTLADGKDLAPAKGAIHTVVSADGSDTWGHRVESYVGQGRQFEVESIHIEDAGPVRASIRVNARLGRSRLSELFVLDSDARSLEIRTEIDWQEELHLLKLRYPTAISASTARYQMQYGYVERPADGLEYPGQRWVSVAGSDGTRISVINNAKYAYDCVDGDIGITAARSPVFAWHDPRELRDSEHYHYQDQGLQRFSVRLLPQTGDDMGEASRLAEMMVMPPRVMMESFHPGDMPAARELISGLEETPGLRLTALKPWEDDPAATVMRFVNDTPGPISARLGLDFAGGHLLSLALEPFEIRTLAITPSGKIVTLDLLEFEPDRKLHLLSEGI